The following proteins are co-located in the Micromonospora coriariae genome:
- a CDS encoding aminoglycoside phosphotransferase family protein, with translation MHTDQVDVTADVVAALVAEQFPEWRALPVRPLASSGTVNSLFRLGPEIVLRFPLRPTADPELRAELRREQEYARLLAAHLPVAVPEPLGLGESGEGYPGPWTAYRWIAGEPARPDLIDDPDAFARDLAGVVAALHDIDSGGRAWPGFGRGGPLAAQDAGVRSALADSGQLTDTARLAGVWDRCREAPRHDDHDVWIHADLMPGNLLVRDGRLAAVIDLGTVGVGDPAVDLMPAWNLLDSGPRETYRRALGVDDATWQRGRGWALMQAINALPYYVETNPVMADIARHTLRAVLD, from the coding sequence ATGCATACCGACCAGGTTGACGTCACCGCGGACGTGGTCGCCGCGCTGGTGGCCGAGCAGTTTCCCGAGTGGCGGGCCCTCCCGGTGCGCCCGCTCGCGTCGTCCGGCACGGTGAACTCGCTCTTCCGGCTCGGCCCGGAGATCGTCCTGCGGTTCCCGCTGCGACCCACCGCCGACCCGGAGCTGCGCGCCGAACTGCGGCGGGAGCAGGAGTACGCCCGACTGCTCGCCGCGCACCTGCCGGTCGCGGTGCCCGAACCGCTCGGCCTCGGTGAGTCCGGCGAGGGATATCCCGGGCCGTGGACGGCGTACCGCTGGATCGCCGGAGAGCCGGCGCGGCCCGACCTGATCGACGACCCGGACGCCTTCGCTCGCGACCTGGCTGGTGTCGTCGCCGCTCTGCATGACATCGACAGCGGCGGTCGGGCCTGGCCCGGGTTCGGCCGGGGCGGCCCGCTGGCCGCTCAGGACGCCGGCGTGCGGTCGGCCCTCGCCGACAGCGGCCAGCTCACCGACACCGCCCGGCTCGCGGGCGTGTGGGACCGGTGCCGGGAGGCTCCCCGGCACGACGACCATGACGTGTGGATCCACGCCGACCTGATGCCGGGCAACCTGCTGGTTCGCGACGGCCGGCTGGCCGCGGTCATCGACCTCGGCACGGTCGGCGTCGGCGATCCGGCGGTGGACCTGATGCCGGCGTGGAATCTGCTCGACTCCGGGCCGCGGGAGACGTACCGGCGGGCGCTCGGCGTGGACGACGCCACCTGGCAACGCGGGCGCGGCTGGGCCCTGATGCAGGCGATCAACGCGCTGCCGTACTACGTCGAGACCAACCCGGTGATGGCCGACATCGCCCGGCACACCCTGCGGGCCGTACTCGACTGA